TCTGCCAATCCTTGTCCGTGCACCAGTCCCAGGCGTGCTGCCATTTCCTGAAGCACGATGGTGGCAACAATAGACAAGACCATTGCCCACAAAAGAGTAAATCCAAAATGCACTCCTGCCAAAGTGCAAACTGTCACAGTTCCGGGGCCAATAAAGGCAGCAGCAACTAAGGTCCCGGGGCCTATATTTTGAAAAAAGTTTTTCAATTATATGTAGATTTCAGCTTAAAGGTATCAAAAAAAAAGGATGCCTAAAGGCATCCTTTTCATATTGTAATAAAACGGAAATTTACAATTTTACATCTTTCAGTTTAACTTCATTCCCATCTTTATCTACTAATTTCACTTCATCGAAGCCCATTTTCTTAAACTGCGCAAATTGGGTAGCAGCATCTCCAACAACCAGATAGGCCATTTTAGACTCATCCAGGTATTTGTTAGCAAGGGCTTTGTGCTGTTCCAGTGTCATTCCTTTAATTACGCTTTCTTCACCTTCAATATAATTTGCCGGAAGATCGTAACTACTCATTTCCTGTAGCATTCCCAGTAGATTGAATTGTGTTTCAAAACGACGTGCATTCGATTTAATTAAAGCGTTCTTGGTAAATAGTAAGTCCTCTTCCGAAATACCATCCTTATACTTGGCAATTTGTTCCTTAAAAATTTGAACTGACTCTCCGGTAGTATTGGTACGAACACTTGAGGAGGCTGTAAAGGTTCCCGGTATTTTACTACCGCTAAAGCCTGTACGTGCACCGTAGGTATACCCTTTTTCCTCACGAAGTATGAGGTTTACATTTCCTGAAAAAGATCCTCCGAGTTTGTAATTCATTACCTCAGCAGGATAAAATTCCTTATCGGTTCTTGGAAGGGCGATGTAACCAATATTGATAACCGATTGCTTGGCATTTGGAATATCCACAAAGTATAAAGATGCCTTGTCGCGATTATTGGCAACAGGATACTCGGGAATTGTAACCTCTTTGGCTGCCCATCTTTCTTCCAGTCCCTTTAAATTTTGCATCGCATTGTCCTTGTCAATTTTTCCAACTACGTGGAAAGTACTAATGGAAGGCGAGAAGTTTTTGGTGTAATATTCTTTCAAGTCATTAATGGTAAGCGCTTCCACTGAAGCTTCGGTCCCTGAAATAGGGTAACTAAAGATATGGTCTTCACCGTACAGGAGTTTGTTATATACTCTTCCGGCTACTGCATTAGGATTGGCTTCAGATCGCTTAATCTCGTTGATAGTTTTCGTTTTAATACGCGCGAATTCTTCTTCATCCCAACGAGGTTCCAATAAAATTTCTTCAATTAATTTCATGGTCTTGTCGAAATTACGCGTGAGCGTATTTCCGCGAATCACAATCGATTCGTTAGTTGTATACATATTGATAGAGGCGCCCAACAATTCAATCTCTTCTTCTAACATTTCGGGAGTTTTGTTAGCGGTTCCTTCCATCATGATGTCCGTCATCAAGTTGGCAACTCCATTTTTAGCTTTATCATCCAAAAGATGTCCGCCTTCAATAACCAAACTAAAGTTAACAGTTGGAATTTCATTCTGTTCTATACCGTATACTTCAATCCCGTTAGCTAACTTGGCTGTCCAGGTGTCCGGAATACTCAATTGAGGAGCTTCTCCTTGATCAGGCTCCACGGTTCGGTCAAAATTAGAAGGCGTCTTGGCAATTTCTTCCTGCTTGTCTTCAACCGTCTTTGTAACATTTTCTTTGATTTCCTCTTCTACAACCGCTGCCTTGGTCGAATTATCGGCAATAAGTTCCATTTTACCTTTGGGAACAAAACTCGTCATCACATAAGGCTTGTCTTTGATGTACTTGTTATACACACGGATAACGTCTTCCTTGGTCACCTTTTTGATATTCTCGATATCCTGCTCTATAAAGCCGGGATCCCCCGCAAAAACGTTGTATTGTGCCAGTTGGAATGATTTTCCTAATACACTGCTTATCCCATTGTAAAACTGTGTTTCCAGTCCTGCTTTAATCCGTTCAATATCCCGATCGGTTACACCTTCTTTTTCAAAAAGGGCAAAAGATTCAAATATTGCCGCTTCAACATCTTTCAGGTTTTTATCATTATTCGCCGTAATCCGAATATGAAATTCTCCCGCCAATTGCTGTGCATTGTTATAGGCATTGGTTTGAGAGGTTAGGTCTTTTTCCTTCACCAATACTTTATACATAGCCGCTTTTTTTCCGCTTGATAAAATTTCGGCTAAGAAATCTAAGGCATAGGCATCTTCTGTATATTGTTCAGGCGTCGGCCAAACCATATTCAATTGAGGAGCCGTGGCAAAATTATCTTCATGGAAGAATCGTTTGGTTTCGGCCAAAGTGATATTTTGAGGTTTTAAAGGCTCTACCTCCTGACGACGCTTTATCTCGCCAAAGTACTTTTCGATCATTGCCTTAGCTTCGTCGGTTTCGAAGTCACCGGCTAGAACCAAAGTTGCATTATTGGGGCCATAAAATTTATCGTAAAATTCACGAACATCCTCTACGGTAGCGCTTTGTAAGTCGACTAACTCTCCAATTACCTGCCAGTTGTAAGGATGTCCTTCGGGATATAGGTTTTTGTCAAGCACCCAATTGGTATGTCCGTAGGGATTGTTATCCACACGTTGTCTCTTTTCGTTTTGCACTACTTCCTGTTGATTGTTAAAAGCAGATTCGGTTACGGTATTAATAAGATATCCCATACGGTCACTTTCCAGCCACATAATCATCTCCATGGCATTTTTGGGTACTATTTCGTAATAAATAGTGCCGTCTTTCCAGGTTCCACCATTGAGTGTTCCTCCGGCATCTTGTATCTTTTTAAAGAATTGGTCCTGTCCTACGTTTTCAGATTCCTGAAATAACATATGCTCAAAGAGGTGAGCAAATCCTGTTCTTCCGGTTTTTTCTCGGTTGGATCCTACGCCATACTGAATGGCAAGTGATACAATTGGATCACTTTTATCCTGATGCAAGACTACATCCAAACCATTGGCTAGTTCGTATTTTTCGAAATCGAGTGATAGTTTCGCGGTTTCTTCGGCCTTTTGGGCATTTTCATTATGACACGAAGTACTCATTAATACCATTGCCATCAAAGGGATAGCAAGCATTTTTAAAAGATTTTTTGAAGTCATTTTTTGATTGTTTTTAAAAAGAGTTTAAAGATACAATCCCCGACTAGAGCGAATTCTTAAAAATGTGTTAAAAGCATCTGAAATATACTGCTATAAAAGCAAATAGCCTTTTCTTTTAAAAAGCGCGCTAGTTTTCGAGCCGGTTTTTAGCAAACTACCCAAACCACCCATCTCTATCCAAACTTCTATACTGAATGGCTTCTGAAATATGATTTCCCGGTATCGCTTCCGAAGCTTCCAAATCCTCTGGCGCGCTTTTGCAAAGCGTGCCCATCTTGCCGGTATTTGTAATGCCATTACCATAGGGGAGTTACTAGCACCCCGGGCTTTTCCATATTTCCATCTTCATAACTAGCATAACTACTGTTAATCCAATCCCTTTCATGATAAACAAATCGGGCGGCAACAGGGTTGTAATGAATATAATTCACTCTTTGTTCTACTTTTATGCATGTATCCAATAAAACCGGATGAAACCCGTCTTTCCAAAATTTATAGTTAACACCTCTTTTAATTCGCTTAGCGGCAAAACTGAATTTCTTTAACAACCATACACGTCGGCTTTCGGGGTATTCTTTTATTGTTTCAATAATTCGTTTAGATGTAAATTTTTTAAAATCCCTAATGATATCTTGTAACGCTTCCTCTTTTGAAGTAACTATCAAATGTATATGACTGGTCATGTAAACATACGCATGTACTCGCACTCCTTTATTCTGAATACAATAGTTTAGTGAGTCGTCAAGAATTTTAGCATATTTAGAACGAATAAATAAATCTACCCAATCTACAACTGTGATTGTAATAAAGGTTGGCTGTGTTTGATCGAGTACCTTGTATTTATGCGACATAACGTAATTGAATTTAAAAGTATTGCAAATACTAGCTATAGATATGCACGCTTTATAAAAGCGCGCTAGTAACGAATAGATAGGCACGCTTTGCAAAAGCGCCCTAGTTTTCGAGCCGGTTTCAGCAAACTACCCAAACCACCCATCTCTATCCAAACTTCTATACTGAATGGCTTCTGAAATATGATTTCCCGTAATAGCTTCCGAAGTTTCCAAATCGGCAATCGTTCTCGCAACTTTCAAAATTCTGTCATAGGCTCTTGCTGAAAGATTAAGTCGCTCCATGGCTGTTTTTAATAAATCGAGCGAAGCTACATCGAGCTTGCAGTACTTCCTAATTTGTTTCACGCCCATCTGTGCGTTATAGTGAATAGAATCGTACGTTGTAAATCTCTCAGTCTGAAGTTTTCGAGCGTTTGTAACACGTTCTCTAATTACAATACTGGCTTCTCCTTTACGCTCATCACTAAGTTTATCAAAGGGAACGGGTGTTACTTCAATATGAATATCGATTCTGTCTAACAAAGGACCGGAAATCTTACTCAAATAGCGTTGCATTTCCAAGGGTGAAGAAGTAACAGGAGCATCTGGGTCGTTAAAGTAACCACCCGGACTTGGATTCATACTTGCCACCAACATAAAACTGGACGGATAAGTAACAGTGAATTTCGCTCTCGAAATGGTGACATCTCTATCTTCCAGCGGTTGTCGCATTACCTCGAGGACACTGCGTTTAAATTCGGGTAATTCGTCCAAAAACAGTACGCCGTTGTGTGCCAACGATATCTCTCCGGGTTGTGGGTATTGTCCGCCGCCTACCAGTGCGACGTCGCTTATTGTATGATGCGGACTCCTAAACGGACGAGAGGTCATTACCCCTCCTTTTTCTAAAGTACGTCCTGCCACACTATGAATTTTGGTGGTTTCAAGCGCTTCGGACAAAGAAAGCGGGGGCAAAATACTGGGTAATCGTTTGGCGAGCATGGTTTTACCTGAGCCCGGTGGTCCAATTAAAATGATATTATGTCCTCCCGCAGCTGCGATTTCCATACAGCGTTTTATAGACTCCTGACCTTTAACATCGGCAAAGTCGAATTCGGGATTTTCGAGATGTTCGTAGAATTCGGCTTCCATGTCTACAATTGTAGGTTCCATAGGAACTCCTTGGTCAAAAAAGCGAATCACTTCTTCAATACTTTCGGCACCAAACACTTCAATTCCTTCAACAATCGCAGCTTCTTTGGCGTTTTGCTTCGGAAGGATAAATCCTTTAAATCCTTCCTTCTTTGCATTAATGGAAATGGGCAATGCCCCGCGAATAGGTTGTAAACTCCCATCCAATGACAACTCTCCCATGATAATATACTGTGCTAGCGGATGCTTTTCTTCAATTTGTCCCGTGGCGACCAGAATTCCCATGGCCAACGTTAAATCGTAGGCTGAGCCTTCCTTCCGCATATCGGCCGGTGACATGTTTAAAATGAGTTTCTTTCCCGGGATTTTATATCCGTTGTTTTGAAGCGAAGCTGCTATCCTGAAATTACTTTCTCTGATAGCATTGTCCGGCAGGCCCACCAAATGATAGCCTATTCCTTTATCTACATTAACTTCGACGGTAATTGTGGTGGCATCAACGCCAAACACGGCACTCCCATATACTTTTGTAAGCATTGTTTCTGTCTAAAACAGGGAGTTCAAGAGTTTTTGATGTACTAAATTAATCAAAAAATAGCTTTCAGGCTAATTTTGCCCAATGCTTTTAATCGATAATCTCTGGCGACACCAGAGTATTGTTAATAGCAAAAATAACAAGGCCGGCTATGTTCTTAACCCCCGTCTTTTCCAGAAGGTTTTTTCGATGTACTTCCACAGTTCTCGGACTTATAAATAAGGCTTCCGCAATTTCTTGTGTGGTATGTTGTTTACAGATATACTCAAGTACTTCTTTTTCACGTGGAGTAATAAAACTTTCATCAAAAATGGATCGCTCTGAGGCCTCATTTACGGAAGAATACCTGTCGTTAACAATCTGCATCACATAACTGTCATAATAAAATCCTTTATAGTATACCTGTTTTATGGTGTGTATAACTTTATCGGGGGGAGAATTCTTTACCAGATATGCGCTGGCACCCACGGCGATCATATTTCTAATAAAAGGTTTTGTATTGTAAGTTGTTAATGCTATTATATTTACGGAAGGAAATTGCCTGTGAATTATTTTGGTCGCTTCCACTCCGTTTAATTCGGGCATTTTAATGTCCATAATAATAATATGTGGCAAGTCAGTAGCATTTTCCAGATAAGTAAGAAGTTCTTTCCCGTTAGATGCTTCATAAGCTATACGTATTTCGGGGTCTCGTGAGAGAATATAAGACATGCCTACTCTGAAAAGTTCTTCATCATCGGCTAAAACTACATTTATTTGCATGTTTAACGTTGTATTTTCACCGTAATATTAATGCCATTTCCAGGGCTTGATTCCATATGTAATATTCCGGAGAGTATATCGGCTCTATTTTTTATACCGCTCATTCCCAGTCCTTTTGCCTGTTGGGCCTTTACAACATCAAACCCTTTTCCGTTATCCCGGTACTGTAAATATAGCTGGTTTTCGCCGGTTTTCATAACCAAATTAATCTGTGTGGCGTTAGAATGTTTTATTGAATTGTTGATAAGCTCTTGTACAATACGAAATAAATGAAGTTCCCTGTCACTGTCTAAAAATGCTTCGGAATACGACAAATCATGGTGTACTTCAAATTTTTTAGTATCCCCTACTTCTTCACAGAGTTCTTCCAATGCTGCTTCCAGTCCAAACTTTTCCAAAGTAGGTGGAAGTAAATCATGCGCAATTTTTCTCGAGCTTTCAAGAATGGTCGCGGTAATATTTGAGATGTGCTTTCCTATGGTATTTGCTTCAGGTGGTGTAATGTTATCTTCAGTTAAAAAATTGGCGTTGAGCGAAACAATATTGAGTTTGGAGCTAATGGCATCGTGTAAGTCCTGTGCAATGCGTTTGCGTTCTTCTTCCTGGGTTATCAACGTGGACTGAAGCACTTCCTTTTGATGTGCAATTTCCATATTGGCCTTCTCAAGTTGCGTTTTAATTATTTTTTTGCGAGAGAAATAGAAAAAAATAATTATTGCTAAAGCCATAAGAATCAGCAAACAAATTGCTCCTGTAATTATGCTTAATATTTGATCCTCACCGGTAATTAATTTTTCCATTATTCGAGGTTCTTGTTGTTCTCCTTAACGGAATAGTTTTTCCACCATTCAATTATAATTAGTATTTGAAAAAATAAGAACAGTACCTTATTAATGTTTGCGAGCTGATTAGAAATTGATTCTGTATAGTTCGAAATAAAGACTAAATTTCCTGAAGCGAATATCAATACGCTCGAAAGGAGGTAGAAAAATATTCCAATATTTACAAATTGAAATTGCTTCTTTTCGGCGAGTGATTTATAGAAATAAAGTATCGCGTAAACGACAATTATGATTTGGGTAATGCTTGAGCCAATTGGGTTGTAGCGATTGTACATTTCGGGATTTGCAATATATTGATACACTATAAATACTAACACTATAATTGTGACTATATAAATCCATTTATAGGAAAGTAACTCTTTGTAGAATAAGGATAATAAAACAAACTGAGAGACAAAATAATACACAAACAGGTGCAAATTACTCGAGCTCTCCAATACAAGATTATGATATCGCATTGAAAATTGAACAATAGCAATAGCAATCAAATAAATCGTGAAAATTTTAAACGCTTTGTTGTTAGCAACAAAGCCTCTTATATAAAGTATCGGATAAAAAATTGAAAAATATAAGGTTATCTCAGAAAAAATACCAATATACTTATCCATACAATTAATTTAACGGACTGTTCGGATCACATTGAGGAGGGCATGGTTCTGTAAAATCCCAAATGCTGTTTCCGGTTCCACTCACATCATCGGAGTTTGCTGGAAGTAAATCGACATATACGCCACTCGCGTTTTTCTTGGTGCCAACAATAATAAGTTTTTCAACGCCATTGTCAATAGCCAAATAGGCCCTTGCATTTGCTCCGGCACCCTGCGATTTAATTTCGGCAACCACACCTTCTAAATCTTCGATAGGAATTAAAAAAGCCCTTGCACTAGTGGAAGGAGAACTTCTCCAATTAGTAGTCCAATTAATTGCCTGTTGTAATGTTATTTTATTGTCTGTATTGCTCATTTTTATATAGGTTAGTTATTCGTTTCTAAAAATATAAAAAAAACCTTTGCTCATTGGCAAAGGTTTTTAGTAAGTATGTATAAAGTGCCTTATTTTTTCACTATTTGTACTACCGATGTATTATTTTCGGCAGTAACTCGTGCGAAATAGGTTCCGGCACTTAGTCTCGAAATATTCAATTGTGTCTTATTGGATGTTGACGTTTCAGAAAGTACTACCTGTCCTAATACATTCATTACTTCAATCGAAGAAATTGGCACTGCCGCTTCCACATTAAGAATATCTTGCGCAGGGTTTGGATATACTACCAAGCCTTCAATGGAAAGGTCATTTATTCCCAATACCCCTTCAACCGTAAAGCTAAACACTTCCGAATAATCTCCATCGGCACAAACGGTATTTGGCTTTACTCTCCAGAAATACTCAGCGCCTTCAGTTACTCCAAGAATCAGCACATTAGGTACTGAAACATTTTCAGAAAACTGAATATTTGTGAACGCTTCATCTCTTGCCAATTCGAAATCGTAATTATCGATCGTCTCATCTCCTAACTCCCATGAAAATTCTATCACCACAGGTAAATCCACAGCATTATCCGGAGGGTAAATCAACCCCACATCGGGTACTGTTGTTCCTAATACTCTCAAAATCACATATACGTTCGCTGTTTCGGTGGTAGCTGTACCGGTTACTTTTATTTGATAATCGCCCGGGGTGAGAGCACCTATTCCGTTTACGGTAAGCACGGCAGTCCCGGGGGAATTTAAGGAACTAGGAGCAACGCTTCCAGTAGTTCCGGCCGGTAAATCGGAAACAGTAAAATTAACCGTTTCTGAAAACCCGTCGTTAAACCCGAGGTCTATATTAAATGTGGCACTTCCATCACCGGCGCATGCCTCTTTGATTCCTTCGTGACTTGAAACCGTCATGGCTTCTTTATCAATTCCCGTTACAATTAATGAAAATACCTGACTGTCGTTTACCAATACACTTTTCTTGTGAGACACTTGAATAATGTACTCACCGGAAGCACCTGCAATTTCGATTTTTTCAATATTATCTACAATATTGTCGCCTGTTGTAGCA
This genomic stretch from Ulvibacter sp. MAR_2010_11 harbors:
- a CDS encoding M16 family metallopeptidase yields the protein MLAIPLMAMVLMSTSCHNENAQKAEETAKLSLDFEKYELANGLDVVLHQDKSDPIVSLAIQYGVGSNREKTGRTGFAHLFEHMLFQESENVGQDQFFKKIQDAGGTLNGGTWKDGTIYYEIVPKNAMEMIMWLESDRMGYLINTVTESAFNNQQEVVQNEKRQRVDNNPYGHTNWVLDKNLYPEGHPYNWQVIGELVDLQSATVEDVREFYDKFYGPNNATLVLAGDFETDEAKAMIEKYFGEIKRRQEVEPLKPQNITLAETKRFFHEDNFATAPQLNMVWPTPEQYTEDAYALDFLAEILSSGKKAAMYKVLVKEKDLTSQTNAYNNAQQLAGEFHIRITANNDKNLKDVEAAIFESFALFEKEGVTDRDIERIKAGLETQFYNGISSVLGKSFQLAQYNVFAGDPGFIEQDIENIKKVTKEDVIRVYNKYIKDKPYVMTSFVPKGKMELIADNSTKAAVVEEEIKENVTKTVEDKQEEIAKTPSNFDRTVEPDQGEAPQLSIPDTWTAKLANGIEVYGIEQNEIPTVNFSLVIEGGHLLDDKAKNGVANLMTDIMMEGTANKTPEMLEEEIELLGASINMYTTNESIVIRGNTLTRNFDKTMKLIEEILLEPRWDEEEFARIKTKTINEIKRSEANPNAVAGRVYNKLLYGEDHIFSYPISGTEASVEALTINDLKEYYTKNFSPSISTFHVVGKIDKDNAMQNLKGLEERWAAKEVTIPEYPVANNRDKASLYFVDIPNAKQSVINIGYIALPRTDKEFYPAEVMNYKLGGSFSGNVNLILREEKGYTYGARTGFSGSKIPGTFTASSSVRTNTTGESVQIFKEQIAKYKDGISEEDLLFTKNALIKSNARRFETQFNLLGMLQEMSSYDLPANYIEGEESVIKGMTLEQHKALANKYLDESKMAYLVVGDAATQFAQFKKMGFDEVKLVDKDGNEVKLKDVKL
- a CDS encoding transposase, which codes for MSHKYKVLDQTQPTFITITVVDWVDLFIRSKYAKILDDSLNYCIQNKGVRVHAYVYMTSHIHLIVTSKEEALQDIIRDFKKFTSKRIIETIKEYPESRRVWLLKKFSFAAKRIKRGVNYKFWKDGFHPVLLDTCIKVEQRVNYIHYNPVAARFVYHERDWINSSYASYEDGNMEKPGVLVTPLW
- a CDS encoding YifB family Mg chelatase-like AAA ATPase — encoded protein: MLTKVYGSAVFGVDATTITVEVNVDKGIGYHLVGLPDNAIRESNFRIAASLQNNGYKIPGKKLILNMSPADMRKEGSAYDLTLAMGILVATGQIEEKHPLAQYIIMGELSLDGSLQPIRGALPISINAKKEGFKGFILPKQNAKEAAIVEGIEVFGAESIEEVIRFFDQGVPMEPTIVDMEAEFYEHLENPEFDFADVKGQESIKRCMEIAAAGGHNIILIGPPGSGKTMLAKRLPSILPPLSLSEALETTKIHSVAGRTLEKGGVMTSRPFRSPHHTISDVALVGGGQYPQPGEISLAHNGVLFLDELPEFKRSVLEVMRQPLEDRDVTISRAKFTVTYPSSFMLVASMNPSPGGYFNDPDAPVTSSPLEMQRYLSKISGPLLDRIDIHIEVTPVPFDKLSDERKGEASIVIRERVTNARKLQTERFTTYDSIHYNAQMGVKQIRKYCKLDVASLDLLKTAMERLNLSARAYDRILKVARTIADLETSEAITGNHISEAIQYRSLDRDGWFG
- a CDS encoding response regulator transcription factor, whose translation is MQINVVLADDEELFRVGMSYILSRDPEIRIAYEASNGKELLTYLENATDLPHIIIMDIKMPELNGVEATKIIHRQFPSVNIIALTTYNTKPFIRNMIAVGASAYLVKNSPPDKVIHTIKQVYYKGFYYDSYVMQIVNDRYSSVNEASERSIFDESFITPREKEVLEYICKQHTTQEIAEALFISPRTVEVHRKNLLEKTGVKNIAGLVIFAINNTLVSPEIID
- a CDS encoding sensor histidine kinase; the protein is MEKLITGEDQILSIITGAICLLILMALAIIIFFYFSRKKIIKTQLEKANMEIAHQKEVLQSTLITQEEERKRIAQDLHDAISSKLNIVSLNANFLTEDNITPPEANTIGKHISNITATILESSRKIAHDLLPPTLEKFGLEAALEELCEEVGDTKKFEVHHDLSYSEAFLDSDRELHLFRIVQELINNSIKHSNATQINLVMKTGENQLYLQYRDNGKGFDVVKAQQAKGLGMSGIKNRADILSGILHMESSPGNGINITVKIQR